The proteins below come from a single Candidatus Anaeroferrophillus wilburensis genomic window:
- a CDS encoding response regulator, which translates to MGKKILVVDDEDNIRLLYQEELEEEGYQISTAATAEEALEIIPAFQPDLVIMDIKMPGMSGVEALIKIKEQNRELPVILCSAYGEYKQDFSTWASDAYVVKSANLGELKEHIKHLLTGLPREKS; encoded by the coding sequence ATGGGTAAAAAAATTCTTGTGGTCGATGATGAAGATAATATCCGCCTGCTGTACCAGGAAGAACTGGAAGAGGAAGGCTACCAGATAAGCACTGCCGCCACTGCTGAAGAAGCACTGGAAATCATCCCGGCCTTTCAGCCGGATTTAGTCATTATGGATATTAAGATGCCTGGCATGTCGGGGGTGGAGGCCTTAATCAAAATCAAGGAACAGAACCGGGAGCTGCCGGTTATTCTCTGTTCTGCTTATGGCGAGTATAAACAGGATTTCTCCACGTGGGCTTCGGATGCCTATGTGGTAAAGTCTGCCAATCTCGGCGAGCTCAAGGAGCATATCAAACATTTGTTGACCGGCCTGCCCCGGGAAAAGAGCTGA
- the galT gene encoding galactose-1-phosphate uridylyltransferase, whose amino-acid sequence MSELRKDPVTDRWVIIAKERGKRPSDFTDIVREEAGKGFCPFCPGNEDVVPPEVLAYRKPGSPPNGPGWRLRVVPNKFPALTDKEALEKHGNGMYDVMSGVGMHEVIIENPAHEATLSTMAVHEVEDVLWAYRDRLATLAADSRFSSVIIFKNQGMAAGATVQHSHSQLIALPIIPRQIKEELEGAKNYYTYKERCIFCDIVDQEHQQEKRVISENDEFIAVCPYAPRFPFEVWIIPKTHSAHYQETSKHDIESFSMMLSETLKRLDQVLDTPPYNFFLHSAPFRQDDSAYYHWHLEIIPKLTRIAGFEWGSGFYINPTPPEESAKFLRDAIITNKE is encoded by the coding sequence ATGTCAGAGCTCCGCAAAGATCCCGTTACTGATCGCTGGGTGATCATTGCCAAAGAACGGGGGAAACGCCCTTCCGATTTCACTGACATCGTCAGAGAAGAAGCAGGTAAAGGCTTCTGTCCCTTCTGCCCCGGCAATGAAGATGTCGTTCCTCCTGAAGTTCTCGCCTATCGCAAACCAGGAAGTCCCCCCAACGGACCCGGCTGGCGCCTGCGGGTGGTTCCCAACAAATTCCCGGCCCTTACGGACAAGGAGGCGCTGGAAAAACATGGCAACGGCATGTATGATGTCATGAGCGGCGTGGGCATGCACGAAGTCATTATAGAAAATCCAGCCCATGAGGCAACCCTCAGCACCATGGCTGTCCATGAAGTTGAGGATGTCCTCTGGGCCTACCGGGATCGGCTGGCAACACTGGCGGCAGACAGCCGTTTCAGTTCGGTGATCATTTTTAAAAACCAGGGAATGGCCGCCGGTGCCACCGTCCAGCACTCTCACTCACAACTCATTGCCCTGCCCATTATTCCCCGGCAGATTAAAGAAGAGCTTGAGGGAGCAAAAAACTATTATACCTACAAGGAACGTTGCATCTTCTGCGACATTGTCGATCAGGAACATCAGCAGGAAAAGCGGGTAATCAGCGAAAATGACGAATTTATCGCCGTCTGCCCCTACGCCCCCCGGTTTCCTTTTGAAGTCTGGATTATTCCCAAAACCCACAGCGCCCACTACCAGGAAACCAGCAAACATGATATCGAATCATTTTCCATGATGCTCTCTGAAACGCTCAAGCGGCTGGATCAGGTTCTCGATACACCGCCGTATAATTTTTTTCTCCATTCAGCACCGTTCAGGCAGGATGATTCAGCGTATTATCACTGGCACCTTGAAATAATACCCAAATTAACCAGAATTGCCGGTTTTGAATGGGGGTCCGGATTCTACATCAACCCGACCCCACCCGAAGAATCAGCTAAATTTCTCCGGGATGCAATCATCACAAATAAAGAATGA
- a CDS encoding AAA family ATPase translates to MKRKKMEDFLRFFSLHRDPFQDTIDPDIFYPTEIHEQTMLKLNTGLQQRRPIMMLWGQSGTGKTTLSRLLLQQLKPEKFLTLLILPPPQISQAALLDLFCHHLHGPTGRQIPKQEKLLWLQETVTREGEAGRQLVLLVDEAHFLKSECLHLIRSMSNWESSWGKLLSIIFVGEPPFLKRLHHPTHASIRSRISLSLELPPLNAGETEQLIKFRLLVSGGNPQLFEPSCFSLIHEASGGIPRLISKIAGNALLESFCRKTLQVTPEMISTAIAESC, encoded by the coding sequence ATGAAACGGAAGAAGATGGAAGATTTTCTCAGATTTTTTAGTCTGCACCGAGATCCTTTCCAGGATACCATTGACCCGGATATCTTTTATCCGACGGAAATCCATGAACAAACCATGCTGAAGCTAAACACCGGACTGCAGCAACGGCGACCGATCATGATGCTCTGGGGACAAAGCGGCACCGGCAAGACAACACTTTCCCGGCTGCTGTTGCAACAGCTAAAACCGGAAAAGTTTCTGACCCTGCTGATTCTACCACCCCCCCAGATCAGCCAGGCAGCCCTGCTGGACCTTTTCTGTCATCACCTGCACGGCCCGACCGGACGTCAGATACCTAAACAGGAAAAACTGCTCTGGCTGCAGGAAACCGTAACCCGAGAGGGAGAAGCAGGTCGTCAGTTAGTTCTACTGGTTGATGAAGCCCATTTCCTGAAATCGGAATGTCTCCATCTGATCAGGTCGATGAGCAACTGGGAATCATCCTGGGGGAAATTGCTGTCAATCATTTTTGTCGGTGAACCGCCATTTCTCAAACGACTCCACCATCCAACCCATGCCTCGATCAGAAGCAGGATATCCTTGTCACTGGAGCTCCCCCCCCTGAACGCCGGTGAAACGGAGCAGCTGATAAAATTCCGCCTGTTGGTTTCCGGCGGCAATCCACAGCTTTTTGAGCCATCCTGTTTCAGTCTCATTCATGAAGCCAGTGGCGGCATTCCACGGTTGATCAGTAAAATTGCCGGCAATGCCCTGCTCGAAAGTTTTTGTCGAAAAACCCTTCAGGTAACCCCGGAGATGATCAGCACCGCAATTGCTGAAAGCTGCTAG